The sequence CATAATAAACCTTAATTATCTTATGATTGTACCGGTGGATAATGAGAATAAATATATCACAACCATAGGTACTTTTCAAATTCATTTCGTTGCACCGACCTTCATCAGTTGTATACTTCAATGCGTCCTCTCCATCAAAGCCTCTTTTCTCAAGCAAAGTGCCATCCTCAAGCTTAGTTGTATATCTAACTGGAGGTTTGAAACAAAGACCAAATAGTTAGTAAATTTTCCATACCCGAGCTGAATCTCCAAAACATAAGCTAATTCTGCAGTTATGCTCCTGAAATTAGCTAAACACATATGTGTGCCTTTCACTGAGCAAGATCAAGGTAACATTTCCATCTTTGCAGTCCCCTTTTCCAGGATGATGGACACAATCTGGCATTTGAAGAGAAGTGAAATCTCACAAATTATCGAGGGTAAAATAAcccactagtgagattttactgggtcgttgttggtGTTGTATCAAGGGTAAAATAGACAGTATATGACCCAAATGCACACTCATAGTGCCATCCATAGTTCTCTATATCTATGTAATTTTCTGCTGATCCCACTGCTACCAAACCCTTTATGAATAAGTAACATTATGTCAACTATCTGTTTTTATTACCCCAAGGGCGACCAGGTAAAATGCACATAAATTCTGCATACTTACTAGTTACAGCAGCACCTTCGTTTGCAGTGAGAGTGCCTTCCCCCTCTTTTACAAtcttctttaaaacacccaaatcACCAGTCACATTTATCACCGGCTTGAAAGAAACAAGTTCAAGATCAATACTCAGAATTGAACTTGGAGGAATTGAAGGGAAGCCATTTTCAGGATCCTTACCCCCATCAACAAAGGCATCTGCAAAGATTTTGGGggtaaaagaaaatattaagaATTGAAAGAACTGTTGAAACTTTAACTTTTTACCTAACATAAAAATTAGAACTGTTAAAACTTTTTCAGGCTGATATGGAAGAATATCTTTCTATCATAAAAGTCAGGAAAAGCAACACCAACTTAAAATGATTGCATGACTTCTTGAgcacattttttgcatttagcATGGAATTAACAGAGTGAGAGCATGAAATTTCTATAAGTCGAGGAAGCAAGCTATGTTTAAATTGGATTACCAGTTCCtctattcttctttttcaatcaaagaaaaatagacttTTGGAATATAGATTACCAGTTCCTCTATATCAGCATAAGTCTTTTATGACATGGGACAAGACACATACAGAATGGGTACATTTTAACAAATACTATCTACAGAAAAAGTTCAATGTCTTGCAAACTTTATGCTACATAAATTGGTAGAAGATAAGATGCCTTAGGATAACAATATCGAATAAAATAGAGATTGTATAGATAGCCACAGTGTTTTTAAATGTGCTGATACTTTAATTGAAAGGAATGCCTGGTAGATTCCTTGCTTCATGTCTACCTTCTCCACTTAATGTGGTCAGTAGACCTTTTGTAGTGAACTATTTCTTTGTTAAGGTCGTCAGAGTGAGCACACACAGTATGAAATATTTGAACTAACAAAAGGTATATAGCATAAAGGACTAAAACATTAAATTTGTAAATCTGAACTAAATTTTCTCATGAACTAAATGGCTAAAATGCCAAGAAATTATTTCATACTGTACAGTCTGAAACTCCAACCATCCGACAGCTTTATGATAAGCAATTGTAATGTGCAAAAGAAATTAATTTATGTTCCCTTGATTAATggagaaacgagcaaatacattTCATAGAAACAGTTTTAAACGTTTTAATTAAGGTGACTCCATTAAAATGGTAAGAAAGACGTGTTTTTCCTGCTACATTACCAAATCAACAGGTGACTAGACAGCACTGGATGAGAAATCACCTTCAACCGTTATTATTTAAGTGATtacaaacaaaaaggaaaaacctAATAGAAGTCAGTATGACCAGATCCCAGATTCTAGTTGCACTTTACGTCTAAGATCTCACAGCCAGCTCTTGCCTCAGTATGTTAATTAGAAATAAATCAGAAGGTACAACTATCTAGGACCATTTTCTTCATCAATAGGAACACATGCCTTATGTGAGCAGGGAAAATCAAGACTTCTGCTCACTTGATTTACACTCAATTCGCTTTAGTACAATTTATCATTAACAAAAAATGCAATTAGTGGTAATAACTCACAATTCATCTCCCTAATACAGCTAATAATCAGTACTAACTTCCCTATATGGAGTCAAGGAAAAAACCTAGCTATAAATTTAGATATCCTGATAATCTTAACATACCATTCAAGAATTAACATTATGATAAAACTATCCAAACAGAGCAATCTTTCCATCTGAATAGAGAGTGGGCTACAGCTGATGGTTCAATGCGATCAACCCAAACGCATCAATGCACTCAACCACAACTGGAATACCAGTTTTTGAGATTGTCAAACATTTGCCAGGTCCGCTACTCACAAATAATCTAATCTTTTTAGCCATGACTAACATATTATTTATGAATTATACTCCTAAAACACACCCCTCCCATCAAAAAAGGAACCCCGACTACCAACCGAAAGAATGATAGCAAAGAATGAGTTGGAAAGACGTACACTGAGGCTGAACAATTAAATTCACTTTCTCTCCCCTTCTCATTGTCTTGATTGCTTTTGGTAATGCTTGACAGAAATGGCCTAAAAGGAAACAAAATAGGTTAGTCAAATCTAAGGAATGAACCAACAGCTGATAGTACAAGTTTGTTGATTCTAAAGCACAAATGCCAAGATACCAAGGTACCATCTTTGATATAAAACTCCACTCCGTGTTCAGGTGTTTTTGCCACAATGACACCATCAAGCAGCCTCACCACATACTTCACTGCAAAATCAAATTGAAAAAAGCAaggatattttatttataaacaGCTAACAAAACATATCACAAGCAAGACCATATAAATGCAGATACTGGCACTAGCAGCAACATCATTGGGTCGAATATTcttctctgtttttctttttgtttccttgcagttaattcttttggagtaaaCACAAAACACATTCAAGTACCTAGAACTTCATCCAAGTCATCAGGAGGTCCTATCAGCTCCCCCTTCTCCATAATTTTCTTGATAATACCACCATCCTTGCAGACATCTACCACTGTGATCCATGATACGAGCTCGACCTCAAACTGAACTACAGAATTCGATGAAACTGCATCCAAGTCTGCGGATCCAAAACCAGTTCTTGGGGGCAATGTGAACAATGCCATTTCACCTTTCCTCATCGTGACAATTCCGCAATCCACGCCAGTGGCAACTTTCTCTAACCAACCAAAAGCAAACTAATTAAGCTTAACAAATAGAAACCAAATTATAGATGCAGAAACCCAATATCAGCAAAAGCAATACTCTCTCCGTCCCATATTTTGTCCTTGTTTGACtgggcatggagtttaagaaataaagacatacttttgaaacttgtgatctaaAACATTAAACAAGTCATACACATTCGAGTGGTTATAAACATCTCGTTAGTGgtaatataaaaattttaaaactaaattatttctaaatatataaaTGTGTCTTTTTTTTCGGGGCAGACCAAAAAGAAAAGTATGACGCATAAATTAGGACAAAGGGAGTATATTTTTCCTAGAATCTCTAACAAGAAGAAAAGGTAAAGAGAAATGGCCAATAATAAATTCTAACCATTTTTAGCAACTTTAGACATCATTATTAGTAATTAACAAGTGCACACCAATATAGGAAGTAAACTAGAATGAAGGGGAATAAACATATGTAACCAAGAACTGACCTTCGCCAAGCTTGAACGTAACAGGTTCACCTTTGTCCCTAGTCGAAACACATTTGGTTCCATCACGTAAGCTACCAACATAGTGAACTGCAACTCAAttgaaaaaacaagaaaaagggtacaaaatttttatttaaaagtttaATCTTTGATTGAACAGAGTAACAAATTCTTGAAAATTGGTTAGCAGTTACCAGTAACTTCATCACCAAATTCAGGGGTTTCCCAACCAAGTCCAAGCTTAAGAAGCTTCTTCTTAAGACCACTTGAGTGAATTTCCCTTTCGTCACCAATATTGAGTGGTGGTGCTGATTCTATTTCTTCCCCTGcctcttcatcatcttcatctaTAAATGCTTCGGCATTTGCCCTAGAAAATTCCACCATCTCTAACTACTGCTTACTTAGAAGTTAGAATTTATAGCTTAATATAGGGTGTTCTGTGAAGTGATTTATACGGTGGTCGGAGATCGGGCGCCGGTGAAAACCAACGGAGGACTGGTGGTGACCGAATAAGATTAGTGGAGTATGGGCCACTTGTCTGTAGTTTACTGAAAGGGCTACTTTCATTAATAGCACACTATTAAAAACATAATACAAAAGATTAGCTGTCACGCCGGCATGGACGTAACACAGCATTCGGTGCCTAACTACATCTGATCGAGTGAatcaactggctggctgaatcaacatgtgatatcataacatactataTGCGGAAGATAAATTAACATGTACTAATATACTGAAAGCCTGAATGATAAAACAAAAAACGAAAATACTAAAAATAAGTCTGAAAATAAATGTAGTCAACATTGCTTAACATAAAAAACctgagactctgtctaactgttactttAGTTTATGAAgtctctaatgaagtactgaaaacaatGACTGTATGTAAATACTAAAAGACtataaagtaataataatgccCCGGGAGAACTGGGAATCACCAAGTaactggtacgagaatcctagcgctttgaatcatcaacctgtaagtcattacctgcatcgtgagatgcaggccccggacaaaagggacgttagtacatttgaattgcgttggtatgtaaagcaactaaaagaaagaattaaaaatgttgaaactgaaactaagctgataactgagaattgataattgaaatgataaatattgaaactgaaactaagatgataactggtaactgataactgataTTTGATAACTGGTGACTGAAAttataactgataactgaaatgataactaataaatgaactgaacaaaggaagtaaggatatgaatactccctcttctgaataatgaacaacttgtttatctgaataaataaactgcggcctcaggcccaatatatatatatatatatatatatatatatatatatatatatatatatatatatatatatatatgtgtgtgtgtgaactgcggcctcgggcccaagtatacgtatacataactgcgacctcagatccaaaatgcataaagcataaactgcggcctcagacccaaagatgcataaagcattaactgcggcctcaggcccaaagatgcataaagtaTAAACTGCAGCCTCacgcccaaatacaggtgttcaacattcaggaactgagaatcatactgcaatacataatagtgaaatactgaattaCACTGAGTtgcatgatactggaatactggatcacactgagttacataatactagaatattgaataggactagactgagacatgtattcttgaagtgattatgaacactgaaacttcaactattTATGGTATACtaagtaatctatactaagactcggtggcatcaaacccaagtctatattaaATACGCATTGAGCTCATAACGTTTAGAATGAAAGTGGTGAAcaagttatgaagctagagaatagaagttctgcaactattcaaggaactaggctaaactatatttctgaggcaattagtaacgtcgtaaaagaaacgtagtgtagggagaatcattaacattcccaaacatagagagttagtctcacataccttaacttcctgctttggagcgtaatacaacattcgccaaccctttcaactttaatctatatcaatacaagtcaaaagaATTCCATATTAACATTAattctcatgttttggtcacttaagcattttctcaaacacttggtgacataaatctttatagtcttTATTAATGGTGTTCTACACCCAACAAGCCATTCTCTTGATCCTAGATAAATTATAAAGTCTCAAATTGTTATAATCAACATCGttcttcatcacccataaggtaaacaacacccttaaccattAATCAACAATAAACACCCCAAACCTATAATCGTTCATGCTTTtttatcaaacccatcaactcatatctcattgaactagagtctataatcattaattcaATAGTATAATCAATTAGAGgttgaagacattacctttttgaagttcaatcctcttgaattcgagttctaaggtttcttctctcaacaatgatgtcccaatcgaatatctaatgatatggagggtttacccatgttaataagatgttagaaaattgaaattaacttagaatcaccattagaacttaccttgggtggtgtaaggacccttaaggagttaggtttttgataACTGTATAACTGGTAATCGAGGTAAATTAATAACCATAAGACATGATAACTATTTTTGTACTTTCTGATGAGGTTATGCTCCAATATGTACTACTGCCCATTGCATCCCACTTTTAACATCATCTCATGTCTCATTTGTTACCAGCTTatactccataattataccctAATGGGAATCATCCTCTCTAGAACCTTGGGTTTTTCTCGCGCGTCGCTTGGGAATCCAATACAtttggaattcgataggaagagaagattacctattgctctaagcttcaaggcacgatctagagtagaaagaaataagacaatcctggatgtcttggtagttaaccatttatatgagtggccgtcacacacatataaaggaaactccactagaCACGGCTTTATAGACTCTCTAGAactcttgaacctagtgctctgatactaagctttgtcacgccccgaacctagacTTGGACGTAAtacggcactcggtgcctgactacatttgaccaagcgaaccaactggctggctgaatcaacatgtgatatcataacatactaaatgcggaagataaactaacatgtactgatatactgaaagcctgaatgataaaaacaaagtgcggaaatactaaaaacaagtctgaaacatatatgtagccaacattgcttaacatgaaaagctgagactctgtctaactgttactctagtctatgaagcctctaatgaagtactgaaaatagTGATGtctgtaaatactgaaagactgtaaagtaatgataatgccctaGAGAATTGGGGATCACCAAGTAGCTGGTatgagaatcctagcgctctgaatcatcaacctgtaagtCATTACCTGCATCGTCAGATGCAGgctccaggcaaaagggacataagtacatttgaattgcactggtatgtaaagcaactgaaagaaataattaaaaatgctgaaactgaaactaagctaaTAACTGAGAAATgataattgataattgaaatgataactattgaaactgaaactgagaTGATAACTGCTAACTGATAACTTAACTGATAACTGATATCTTATAACTGAATTGATAACTGGTGATTGAAattataattgataactgaaatgattgCTAATAATTGAACTTAACAAatgaagtaaggatatgaatactccctcttttgAATAATGAATAACCTATTTATCTAAATAAataaactgcagcctcaggcccaatatatacatatatgtgcacaactgcggcctcaggcccaagtatacgtatacataactgcgacctcaggtctAAAATGCATTacgcataaactgcggcctcaggcccaaagatgcataaagcactAACAgcgacctcaggcccaaagatgcataaagcattaactgcgacctcaggcccaaggatgcataaagcataaactgcggcctcatacccaaatataggtgttcaacattcaggaactgagaatcatactgcaatacataatagtgaaatactgaattaCACTGAGTTGCATGATACTGGATTAttggatcacactgagttacataatactggaatactgaataggactagactgagacatgtattcttgaagtgATTATGAACACTGGAACTTCAACTATTTATtgcatactgagtaatctatactaagactcggtggcatcaaacccaagtctatattgaatacgcattgagctcacaacgttcagaatgaaagtggtgaacgagttatgaagctagagaatagaagctctACAACTATTCAATGAACTAGGCTacactatatttctgaggcaattagtaacgtcgtaaaagaaacgtagtgtagggagaatcattaacattcccaaacatagagagttagcctcacataccttaacttcctgctttggagcgtaatacaacattcgccaaccctttcaactttaatctatatcaatacaagtcaaagagaTTCCATATTAACAATAattctcatgttttggtcacttaagcaTTTTCTTAAATACTTggtgacataaatctttatagtcttTATTAATGGTGTTATACACCCAACAAGCCATTCTCTTGATCCTAGATAaattgtaaagtctcaaattgTTATAATCAACATCGttcttcatcacccataaggtaaataACACctttaaccaataatcaacaatcaacacccCAAACCTATAACCGTTCATGTTTTTTTATCAAactcatcaactcatatctcatgaactagagtctataatcattaatccaatagtATAATCAATTAGAGgttgaagacattacctttttgaagttcaatcctcttgaattcgagttctagggtttcttctctcaacaatgatgtcccaatcgaatatttaatgatatggagggtttacccatattAATAAGATGTTAGAAGattaaaattaacttagaatcaccattagaacttaccttgggtggtggaaggacccttaaggagttaggtttttgagagttcccctttctagagcaagtttttatgttttggtgtTGTAGGGGACGAAATATGGCTTTAAAATGACCCCCACGAGCTCGCCCGCGCACCTGAAGACCTGACCGCACTACTGACCACGCAAAACGGCAGTAACACT is a genomic window of Nicotiana tabacum cultivar K326 chromosome 16, ASM71507v2, whole genome shotgun sequence containing:
- the LOC107779683 gene encoding peptidyl-prolyl cis-trans isomerase FKBP62 isoform X1; the encoded protein is MVEFSRANAEAFIDEDDEEAGEEIESAPPLNIGDEREIHSSGLKKKLLKLGLGWETPEFGDEVTVHYVGSLRDGTKCVSTRDKGEPVTFKLGEEKVATGVDCGIVTMRKGEMALFTLPPRTGFGSADLDAVSSNSVVQFEVELVSWITVVDVCKDGGIIKKIMEKGELIGPPDDLDEVLVKYVVRLLDGVIVAKTPEHGVEFYIKDGHFCQALPKAIKTMRRGEKVNLIVQPQYAFVDGGKDPENGFPSIPPSSILSIDLELVSFKPVINVTGDLGVLKKIVKEGEGTLTANEGAAVTIRYTTKLEDGTLLEKRGFDGEDALKYTTDEEHVVAGLDKAVTTMKKGEHAIVTIKPDYGFGSTEVKRDLAMVPPCSTIVFEVEMLEFTKEKDPWEMNKHERIQVAQRKKEEGNLLFKNGKYQRAMTKYEKAVDYINEDGTFEDDDQRLVKSLRVSCWLNGAACCLKQNDFQEAIKQCSKVLEIESCNVKALYRRAQAFMETADLHLAELDIKKALEIDPQNREVKLIQRTLKQLQAESNKKDAKVYTTMFARLSNENSSAAKRLKVEAESKIEENVGEMNMP
- the LOC107779683 gene encoding peptidyl-prolyl cis-trans isomerase FKBP62 isoform X2, producing the protein MVEFSRANAEAFIDEDDEEAGEEIESAPPLNIGDEREIHSSGLKKKLLKLGLGWETPEFGDEVTVHYVGSLRDGTKCVSTRDKGEPVTFKLGEEKVATGVDCGIVTMRKGEMALFTLPPRTGFGSADLDAVSSNSVVQFEVELVSWITVVDVCKDGGIIKKIMEKGELIGPPDDLDEVLVKYVVRLLDGVIVAKTPEHGVEFYIKDGHFCQALPKAIKTMRRGEKVNLIVQPQYAFVDGGKDPENGFPSIPPSSILSIDLELVSFKPVINVTGDLGVLKKIVKEGEGTLTANEGAAVTIRYTTKLEDGTLLEKRGFDGEDALKYTTDEEHVVAGLDKAVTTMKKGEHAIVTIKPDYGFGSTEVKRDLAMVPPCSTIVFEVEMLEFTKDPWEMNKHERIQVAQRKKEEGNLLFKNGKYQRAMTKYEKAVDYINEDGTFEDDDQRLVKSLRVSCWLNGAACCLKQNDFQEAIKQCSKVLEIESCNVKALYRRAQAFMETADLHLAELDIKKALEIDPQNREVKLIQRTLKQLQAESNKKDAKVYTTMFARLSNENSSAAKRLKVEAESKIEENVGEMNMP